The DNA region GTCCAAAATATTCTTCATATCTTTTTGTATTTAAAATACTATCTGTTGTAAAATTATTTAAATCTGAAAATATCCCAGCTTGAGCTACTCTTATTATTCCAGTAAGTACTCCCATCTGTAAATTAACATTGGATTTTAAAGCTCCACCATAGAAAGTTTTAAAAAATTGTAGTGCCTCATTATAATATCCAAACTCATGTGCAGTAAGCAATGGTGTATCATACTCATCTATCAAAAGAATAACTTTTTGTTGGTAATATTTACTTAAACAATTTATCAAAAATTTTAAAGAGTTACTGTAATCTTCATCTTTTCTCTTCCAAAGATTATCAAAAATTTCAATATCTCTCTCATTTAAGTTCTCTCTTAAATACTCATACTGATTAAATAAGTCTGAAATTAAAGATTTTATTTGAATAGACATCATCTCAAAGCTATTTCCTTTAATTTCCTTTAAAGTAAGAAATATAACTGGATATTTTCCCTGTTCCTCTATCATTGGAGAATTTTCTATATATAGCCCTTCAAAAAGTTTTCTATTCTCCTCTTGATCTCTTATATCAAAAAAATATTTCATCATAGACATATTGAGAGTTTTTCCAAATCTTCTTGGACGACAAAAAAGCTTTACAATAGCTCCATCAGCTATAATATCCTCTATTAGTTTAGATTTATCTACAAAATAGTAATTTTTTTCAATTACACTTTTAAAGTCATCTACACCTATCCCGATTTTTTTTCTATTCCACATATTTTCACCTCTCAAATCTATCTTTGATTATATTATACCATTTTTTAAAAATGTAGCAAATTATAAAAATTCCTACAAATATATGCTTTTTTCTTTTATTTTTATAATATCTTAATATCTCAATCTTTTTATTAAATTATTTTATGACATATTCAAGACATAATTAATTGATATTATTCTTGCACATACAAAATACTGAAATTTTACGGAGGAAAAAACAATAAAAATGAAAAAAATGTTACTTATCACTATTTTACTTACTAAATCTTTATTATCTTTAGGTAATTATATAGATAACCCTGAATATAGCTATTTAAAACCTTTTTTAAAAGAAGAACAACAAGAAATTTTTAATAAATTATTAAAAGAAAATACTTTTAATATAGAGATTTTTGATAAAAAAATAGACTTTTCTACTGATTTAAAAGAAAAGAAAAAATTCCAAGAGGAAAAAGAAAAACTTATTAAAGAAAAGGAAAAATTAATAGAAAATCTAAATATAAATATTATAAAATATCCAGAACGTTACACAGAATCAGCTATAAAATTAAGAAAAAATATTGAAAAACTTATATCTAACAGTTAATTATAAAGGAGAATAAATAAAAAAATCTTGACAAATATATTTTTTTATTATATTATACTTAAAAATAAAAAATATCCATCAAGAGAAACTGAGGGACTGGCCCTATGACGTTTCAGCAACCTAC from uncultured Fusobacterium sp. includes:
- a CDS encoding AAA family ATPase, whose translation is MWNRKKIGIGVDDFKSVIEKNYYFVDKSKLIEDIIADGAIVKLFCRPRRFGKTLNMSMMKYFFDIRDQEENRKLFEGLYIENSPMIEEQGKYPVIFLTLKEIKGNSFEMMSIQIKSLISDLFNQYEYLRENLNERDIEIFDNLWKRKDEDYSNSLKFLINCLSKYYQQKVILLIDEYDTPLLTAHEFGYYNEALQFFKTFYGGALKSNVNLQMGVLTGIIRVAQAGIFSDLNNFTTDSILNTKRYEEYFGLLENEVEKALKYYNVEYNLEDVKEWYNGYTFGSVQIYNPWSILNYLENKKLTTYWVNTSSNYLIRKILRKSGRDIFDSLERLFNQEEIRVRINPNVEVHRDLNTNEIFSLMLYSGYLTIKKEIADNVFTIRIPNKEITSFFHNTFIEIMSYKKY